In Chryseobacterium lactis, a single genomic region encodes these proteins:
- a CDS encoding DUF4294 domain-containing protein, with translation MNFSKIICLFIFFFGVSVFGQQDTIVAKPLNQYPPESLKVDEFGNKYYYDEQQKVKIYEVNGEPVVVLDELVLVNKPRFNNQLDKNYYYFLNKKLYRVYPLFVTALQQYRDIQKDMNDMDSKAKRKFVRERQNMLADQYEKQLRDLTTTEGQVFAKLMNRATGKNVYEIIKELRGGWSAFWWNVKGKMADIDLKEQYDPHKNRTDEFVESLLQSNWNSGYLKPYPGASDFKVKK, from the coding sequence ATGAATTTTAGTAAGATTATCTGTCTTTTTATTTTCTTTTTTGGGGTCAGTGTTTTTGGTCAGCAGGATACTATCGTGGCAAAACCTCTCAACCAATACCCACCTGAATCTTTGAAAGTGGATGAATTTGGCAATAAATATTATTACGACGAGCAGCAGAAGGTCAAGATTTATGAAGTCAATGGAGAGCCGGTCGTTGTATTAGATGAGCTGGTTCTGGTCAATAAACCGAGGTTCAACAATCAGCTGGATAAGAATTACTATTATTTTCTCAATAAGAAATTGTATAGGGTTTATCCTTTGTTTGTAACGGCACTACAGCAGTACAGAGATATTCAGAAGGATATGAATGATATGGATAGCAAAGCAAAACGAAAATTTGTGAGAGAAAGACAAAATATGCTTGCTGATCAGTATGAAAAACAATTAAGAGATCTTACCACAACGGAAGGGCAAGTATTTGCAAAACTTATGAATAGGGCTACCGGGAAGAATGTCTATGAAATTATCAAGGAACTACGAGGTGGATGGAGTGCTTTCTGGTGGAATGTAAAAGGAAAGATGGCTGATATTGATTTGAAAGAACAATATGATCCGCATAAAAACAGAACAGATGAATTTGTAGAATCACTACTTCAGTCCAATTGGAATTCCGGTTATTTAAAACCTTATCCGGGTGCAAGTGATTTTAAAGTTAAAAAATAA
- a CDS encoding NUDIX hydrolase — protein sequence MIDKINIRVYACAVKDKKVLTLFEEYAGEHLVKFPGGGLEYGEGVLECLHREFDEELNVKIDVIEHFYTQENFLVSRFRENEQLLTIYYIVNITNEEDFLIMDPCIEKTEWMEIDRPDNPFPLPVDKIVFDKLKEKYL from the coding sequence ATGATAGACAAGATCAACATTAGAGTGTATGCTTGTGCAGTAAAAGATAAAAAAGTCCTTACTCTGTTTGAGGAATATGCCGGAGAACATTTAGTGAAATTCCCGGGTGGTGGATTAGAATATGGAGAAGGAGTATTAGAATGCCTGCACCGCGAATTTGATGAAGAACTGAATGTGAAAATAGATGTTATAGAACATTTTTATACCCAGGAGAACTTTCTTGTTTCCCGATTCAGAGAGAATGAACAACTTCTTACCATATATTATATAGTCAATATTACCAACGAAGAAGACTTCCTTATTATGGATCCTTGTATCGAAAAAACGGAATGGATGGAGATTGACAGACCAGACAATCCTTTTCCGCTTCCAGTAGACAAAATAGTATTTGATAAATTAAAAGAAAAATACCTGTAA
- a CDS encoding FKBP-type peptidyl-prolyl cis-trans isomerase, with amino-acid sequence MRKLVFISAICLLSCNRNTQTVHPPVGGVLSQQDLDVSRNRMKNLNTIERGQIQDWINGQSVKYSPTQLNYWVNVDGYDQRERRADNSPISYSYDLYDFDQTKIYNQPIERRDAKFGHFDELKAVENALRFIHDGEEVTLLVPSSLAYGTFGDEKKIDNDIPLIIKLKAL; translated from the coding sequence ATGAGAAAATTAGTCTTCATATCAGCAATATGCCTGTTGAGTTGTAACAGGAATACACAGACGGTACACCCTCCGGTGGGTGGTGTTTTGAGCCAGCAAGATCTTGATGTTTCCAGGAACAGGATGAAAAATCTGAATACCATAGAAAGGGGACAAATCCAGGATTGGATCAATGGTCAGTCTGTAAAGTATTCTCCTACACAACTTAATTATTGGGTAAATGTTGACGGCTATGATCAGAGAGAAAGAAGGGCAGATAACAGTCCGATTTCTTATTCTTACGATCTGTATGATTTTGATCAAACCAAAATCTACAATCAGCCGATTGAAAGAAGAGATGCTAAGTTTGGACACTTTGATGAACTGAAGGCTGTAGAAAATGCTTTGCGTTTTATACATGATGGGGAGGAAGTGACGCTTTTGGTGCCATCTTCTTTAGCGTATGGAACTTTTGGAGACGAAAAGAAAATAGACAACGATATCCCATTAATCATCAAATTAAAAGCTTTATAA
- a CDS encoding branched-chain amino acid aminotransferase: MIIQKTENSRISTFDPNNFSFGGTFIDHMIICEYENGKWGDVKLVPYGPIPFTPAMMGVNYGQACFEGMKAYKDKDGQVFLFRPEKNFERINKSATRLAMPEVTEEMFLDGLKALVDLDRDWIPQGEGMSLYIRPLIFATEEALKARVSNKYMFAIVATPAKSYYSEPVSVKISDHYSRAANGGVGSAKAAGNYAASFYPTQLAIEEGYEQIIWTDDATHEYFEESGTMNVFVRINDTIYTPPTSEKILDGVTRDSFIQLAKKRGIEVKIEAIAVKTVIEALKSGSLKEVWGVGTAVVTTQFQALGFQGEKLELPRLSEEESFAAILKKDLVDLQNNLSEDPFGWRVVVDHQLETV; the protein is encoded by the coding sequence ATGATAATTCAAAAAACTGAAAACTCCAGAATTTCTACATTTGACCCAAACAATTTTTCATTTGGTGGTACTTTCATTGATCATATGATTATTTGTGAGTATGAAAACGGAAAATGGGGTGATGTAAAATTAGTTCCTTACGGTCCGATTCCATTTACACCCGCTATGATGGGAGTAAACTATGGACAAGCTTGTTTTGAAGGTATGAAAGCCTATAAAGACAAAGACGGGCAGGTTTTCCTTTTCAGGCCTGAAAAGAATTTTGAACGTATCAATAAGTCAGCGACGCGTCTAGCTATGCCTGAAGTGACTGAGGAAATGTTTTTAGACGGATTAAAAGCATTAGTAGATCTTGACAGAGACTGGATCCCACAGGGAGAAGGAATGTCATTATATATCAGACCATTGATTTTTGCTACAGAGGAAGCTTTGAAAGCAAGAGTTTCTAATAAATATATGTTCGCCATCGTTGCAACACCAGCTAAGAGCTATTATTCTGAGCCGGTTTCTGTAAAAATCTCTGATCATTACTCAAGAGCAGCTAACGGAGGAGTAGGTTCTGCTAAAGCAGCTGGAAACTATGCCGCTTCTTTCTATCCTACACAGCTAGCTATCGAAGAAGGATATGAGCAAATTATCTGGACTGATGATGCTACACACGAGTATTTTGAAGAAAGTGGTACTATGAACGTATTTGTAAGAATTAACGATACTATTTATACACCTCCGACTTCTGAGAAAATCCTTGACGGAGTTACAAGAGACAGCTTTATTCAATTGGCTAAGAAAAGAGGGATTGAAGTAAAAATTGAGGCTATCGCTGTGAAAACAGTAATTGAAGCGTTAAAGAGCGGTTCTCTTAAAGAAGTATGGGGAGTTGGTACTGCAGTTGTAACTACTCAGTTCCAGGCTTTAGGATTCCAGGGTGAAAAATTGGAGCTTCCAAGATTATCTGAAGAAGAAAGCTTTGCAGCTATTCTTAAGAAAGACCTTGTAGATCTTCAAAACAACCTATCTGAAGATCCGTTCGGATGGAGAGTAGTTGTTGATCACCAATTGGAAACAGTTTAA
- the mnmD gene encoding tRNA (5-methylaminomethyl-2-thiouridine)(34)-methyltransferase MnmD encodes MKREIKTTNDGSKTLFINDLNENYHSHHGALQEAEHVFIKNGLNLVNDYEINILELGFGTGLNVLVTINEYLKTDKNHVINYFSLEKYPINESEVNDLAYFELFDNPELKNIYQKIHLADWEKPVEIISGFNLKKIECDFFDLKAIDLPKINLVYFDCFGARVQPDLWEKPLFEMVSDKMAINGLLTTYSSKGSVRRILQELNFQVEKKQGPPGKREMINAVKL; translated from the coding sequence TTGAAAAGAGAAATTAAGACCACAAACGACGGTAGTAAAACATTGTTTATCAATGATTTAAATGAAAATTACCATTCTCACCATGGAGCACTCCAGGAAGCAGAACATGTGTTTATCAAAAATGGACTAAATTTAGTTAATGATTACGAAATTAATATTTTAGAACTCGGTTTTGGAACAGGTTTGAATGTTTTAGTAACAATTAATGAATATTTAAAAACTGACAAAAATCATGTCATTAATTATTTTTCACTCGAAAAATATCCCATAAATGAATCTGAAGTTAACGATTTGGCTTATTTTGAACTTTTTGATAACCCGGAGTTAAAAAATATTTATCAGAAAATTCATCTGGCAGATTGGGAAAAACCAGTTGAAATCATTAGTGGATTCAACTTAAAAAAGATAGAATGTGACTTTTTCGACCTAAAGGCCATTGATCTCCCTAAAATAAACCTTGTATACTTCGACTGTTTCGGAGCCAGAGTACAGCCTGATCTTTGGGAAAAGCCGCTGTTTGAAATGGTTTCTGACAAAATGGCCATTAACGGATTATTAACTACCTACTCTTCTAAAGGCAGCGTCAGAAGAATCCTGCAGGAACTCAATTTCCAGGTGGAGAAAAAGCAAGGACCTCCAGGGAAAAGAGAGATGATTAATGCCGTGAAATTATAA
- a CDS encoding peptidylprolyl isomerase, producing the protein MNVDKETYEGLNDGLYANLQTTKGNLIVKFEDKKAPVTVANFIGLAEGKIDNKAKAKGVPYYDGTIFHRVIKDFMIQGGDPQGTGMGDPGYKFEDEKNDLKHTGKGILSMANSGPNTNGSQFFITEVATPWLDGRHTIFGKVVKGNDVIDAIANVEKGAQDKPKTDIVLEKVSIFGKGDEYKNYDAAKTFNEGKGKIAENNKAIIAKEEAEKKKKEEEFKANQEKLVENLKAGMQKTESGLYYKITKTADGKAPKAGDNVSVHYAGKLVDGTEFDSSFKRNEPIEIPIGMGRVIKGWDEGILLLKEGETATLLIPPAMGYGERGAGGVIPPNSWLVFDVELVKVK; encoded by the coding sequence ATGAACGTAGACAAAGAAACTTACGAAGGTCTTAATGACGGACTTTATGCAAATCTTCAAACCACTAAAGGAAACCTGATCGTGAAGTTTGAAGACAAGAAAGCACCAGTAACTGTAGCCAACTTTATCGGTCTTGCGGAAGGGAAAATCGACAACAAAGCTAAGGCTAAGGGAGTTCCTTATTATGACGGAACTATTTTCCACAGAGTAATCAAAGATTTCATGATCCAGGGAGGTGATCCTCAGGGAACAGGAATGGGAGATCCTGGATATAAATTCGAGGATGAGAAGAATGACCTTAAGCATACAGGGAAAGGAATCCTTTCTATGGCGAATTCAGGACCAAATACCAATGGTTCACAATTCTTCATCACTGAAGTTGCGACTCCTTGGTTAGACGGTAGACACACGATCTTCGGAAAAGTAGTAAAAGGTAATGATGTAATTGATGCCATTGCTAATGTTGAAAAAGGAGCTCAGGACAAGCCTAAAACAGATATCGTTTTAGAAAAAGTTTCTATTTTCGGTAAAGGTGATGAGTACAAGAACTACGATGCTGCCAAGACTTTCAACGAAGGAAAGGGTAAAATCGCAGAAAACAATAAAGCTATTATTGCTAAAGAAGAAGCGGAAAAAAAGAAAAAAGAAGAAGAATTCAAAGCAAACCAGGAAAAATTAGTTGAAAACTTAAAAGCTGGAATGCAGAAAACTGAATCAGGTCTTTATTATAAAATTACAAAGACAGCTGACGGTAAAGCTCCAAAAGCTGGTGATAACGTATCTGTACACTATGCAGGTAAGTTAGTGGACGGAACTGAATTCGACTCTTCATTCAAAAGAAATGAGCCGATCGAAATTCCAATCGGAATGGGAAGAGTTATCAAAGGATGGGATGAAGGTATCCTGTTATTGAAGGAAGGTGAAACTGCTACATTATTGATCCCGCCTGCAATGGGTTACGGAGAAAGAGGAGCAGGAGGGGTGATCCCGCCAAATTCCTGGTTAGTTTTCGATGTTGAGCTTGTAAAAGTGAAATAA
- the chrA gene encoding MNIO class RiPP chryseobasin precursor ChrA has protein sequence MKIPVIIMASLLAVGVSAQTTKPVSKTKKPVKKVRKAADPETPAKPKPTTPKVLTKKDTLVRAPFNCPACGMG, from the coding sequence ATGAAAATTCCAGTAATAATAATGGCGAGCTTGTTGGCAGTAGGAGTGTCGGCGCAAACTACCAAGCCTGTCTCTAAGACCAAGAAGCCTGTTAAGAAAGTAAGAAAAGCAGCGGATCCTGAAACACCAGCTAAGCCAAAGCCTACTACTCCTAAAGTACTGACCAAAAAAGATACCCTTGTACGGGCTCCTTTTAATTGCCCGGCCTGCGGAATGGGGTAA
- the rpe gene encoding ribulose-phosphate 3-epimerase — translation MKTKLIAPSLLSADFGNLQRDIEMLNRSQADWFHIDVMDGRFVPNISFGFPVMKTVQQHAKKFVDVHLMIVEPEKYVDEFINHGADLISIHYEACTHLHRTIHHIQSKGAKAGVVLNPSTPVLMLEDIIADVDLVLLMSVNPGFGGQKFIENTYKKIAETKDLILSNNSTALIEVDGGVNLDNANKLFEAGADVLVAGNAVFSAESPERTIELLKI, via the coding sequence ATGAAAACGAAGCTTATTGCTCCATCCCTTTTATCTGCAGACTTTGGGAATCTGCAAAGAGATATTGAAATGCTAAACAGATCTCAGGCCGACTGGTTCCATATTGATGTAATGGACGGAAGATTTGTGCCTAACATTTCATTTGGTTTCCCTGTGATGAAAACTGTTCAGCAGCACGCTAAAAAATTCGTCGATGTTCACCTGATGATCGTTGAGCCGGAAAAATACGTTGATGAATTCATCAACCACGGAGCAGATCTTATTTCTATCCATTATGAGGCTTGTACGCATCTTCACAGAACCATTCATCATATCCAAAGTAAGGGAGCGAAAGCTGGGGTTGTTTTAAATCCTTCTACGCCTGTTTTAATGCTTGAAGATATTATTGCTGATGTGGATCTTGTATTATTAATGAGTGTAAACCCGGGATTTGGGGGACAGAAATTCATTGAGAATACCTACAAAAAGATTGCTGAGACCAAAGATCTTATTTTAAGTAACAATTCTACCGCTTTAATCGAAGTAGACGGTGGTGTCAATCTTGATAATGCCAATAAACTTTTTGAAGCCGGAGCTGATGTTTTAGTTGCCGGAAATGCAGTATTCTCTGCAGAAAGCCCGGAAAGAACAATTGAATTATTAAAAATATAA
- a CDS encoding M20/M25/M40 family metallo-hydrolase, with protein MKKILGTSLLVFGMAVFGQTKEDSIQFKKISTEILNNGKGYNELRELTKNIGHRLSGSEAYEKSVKWAEQKLRDAGADKVWLQEVMIPVWERGKESLHIKTSNGSWKSLKMLSLGNSEGTGGKDVSGEIIMVKSMEEYDKLPAEKVKDKIIFFNYPFNQSFIETFKGYSDAAKYRTTAASLTAKKGGKFAIIRSLSSAFDDVPHTGAMRYEDKVSKVPAVAVGSTTADELEALLKNQKITAKLNSNCGMKGEKLSHSVIGEITGKKDQSVIVVGGHLDSWDVGEGAHDDGAGIVQSIEVLRTFRKLGIQNNHTIRVVCFANEENGVKGGIQYGKVAKEKNEKHLFAIESDAGGFAPRGIALDMDDVKRKEIQGWSKLFLPYGVYNFQEKFSGTDLYPLHDMGVPAAELMPDSQRYFDIHHTEEDTFDKVNRRELLLGATTLTHIIYMIDKNW; from the coding sequence ATGAAAAAGATATTAGGAACCTCCTTATTAGTTTTTGGTATGGCTGTTTTTGGTCAGACTAAAGAAGATTCTATTCAATTTAAAAAAATTTCCACCGAAATTTTAAACAACGGAAAAGGATATAATGAACTACGCGAACTCACCAAAAATATTGGGCATCGTTTAAGCGGTTCAGAAGCTTATGAAAAATCCGTAAAATGGGCGGAACAAAAACTTCGTGATGCCGGAGCTGATAAAGTCTGGCTTCAGGAAGTGATGATTCCAGTGTGGGAAAGAGGAAAAGAATCCCTACACATTAAAACCTCCAATGGAAGTTGGAAAAGCCTTAAAATGCTTTCCCTTGGAAACTCTGAAGGCACAGGCGGAAAAGATGTTTCCGGAGAGATTATTATGGTAAAGTCCATGGAAGAATATGACAAACTTCCGGCAGAAAAGGTAAAAGATAAAATTATATTCTTTAATTATCCTTTCAATCAATCCTTTATCGAAACTTTTAAAGGATATAGTGATGCAGCGAAGTACAGAACGACAGCTGCTTCTTTAACTGCCAAAAAAGGCGGAAAGTTTGCGATTATCAGATCTCTTTCTTCAGCTTTTGATGATGTTCCTCACACCGGAGCCATGCGGTATGAAGACAAAGTATCCAAAGTTCCTGCGGTAGCCGTTGGAAGCACTACTGCCGATGAACTGGAAGCTCTATTAAAGAATCAAAAGATTACGGCAAAACTTAATTCAAATTGTGGAATGAAGGGCGAGAAGCTCTCCCACTCTGTAATTGGTGAGATTACCGGTAAAAAAGACCAGAGTGTAATCGTTGTAGGTGGCCACCTAGATTCCTGGGACGTAGGTGAAGGTGCTCATGACGACGGAGCAGGAATTGTACAAAGTATTGAAGTATTGAGAACCTTCAGGAAATTGGGAATTCAGAATAACCATACGATCAGAGTGGTTTGTTTTGCCAACGAAGAAAATGGAGTAAAAGGTGGTATTCAATATGGTAAAGTTGCTAAAGAAAAGAATGAAAAACATCTTTTTGCCATAGAATCTGATGCCGGCGGTTTTGCGCCGAGAGGGATCGCTTTAGATATGGACGATGTCAAAAGAAAGGAAATCCAGGGTTGGTCGAAACTTTTCCTGCCTTATGGAGTATATAACTTCCAGGAAAAATTTTCGGGAACAGATCTATATCCTTTGCATGATATGGGAGTTCCCGCTGCTGAGCTGATGCCGGATTCACAACGTTATTTTGATATTCACCATACGGAAGAAGATACTTTTGATAAAGTAAACCGAAGAGAGCTTTTATTGGGAGCTACAACATTGACTCATATTATTTATATGATTGATAAAAATTGGTAA
- the chrH gene encoding MNIO family chryseobactin maturase, which produces MGKPLVGLSMMAEAEFVSAILPLLQNEEVAVLEWSFDSLYQTDEPDWLCDLLNFFAKNNRLIGHGVYYSLLDAKWTGRQEIWLKKLKEEVCKRKYNHITEHFGFMNTENFHQGIPLPVSLHPTTLKIGKDRLSRLQDAVEIPVGIENLAFSFSIDDVKEQGVFLDRLIEDIDGFLILDLHNIYCQACNFGIDMHEIIGLYPLEKVKEIHLSGGSWQESVYGKRLIRRDTHDDVIPEEIFAVLPAVVSLCPNLEYIIIERLGHTLKSDEEKRSFFNDFMKVKSIIGSLEGCYLQKRDWVKKENNLLDAPVEDLLLYEEQSKLTKLLFDSAEIETVKDQDFHYFNTKNWDPEMILTAQNIIKKWNPY; this is translated from the coding sequence ATGGGAAAACCGTTAGTTGGACTATCAATGATGGCGGAAGCAGAGTTTGTTTCTGCTATTTTACCTTTGTTACAAAATGAAGAGGTTGCAGTGCTGGAATGGTCTTTTGATAGCTTATATCAAACTGATGAGCCGGATTGGCTCTGTGATTTGCTTAATTTTTTTGCTAAAAATAATCGATTGATCGGTCATGGAGTTTACTATTCTTTATTGGATGCAAAATGGACCGGGAGGCAGGAAATCTGGCTTAAAAAATTAAAAGAAGAAGTTTGTAAAAGGAAATATAATCATATTACGGAACACTTTGGTTTTATGAATACTGAGAATTTTCATCAGGGTATACCGTTGCCTGTATCATTGCATCCAACGACTTTAAAAATTGGGAAAGATAGATTATCCAGACTTCAGGATGCTGTGGAGATCCCTGTGGGAATAGAGAATCTGGCTTTTTCTTTTTCAATTGATGATGTGAAGGAACAAGGTGTTTTTCTTGATCGGTTAATTGAAGATATTGATGGCTTTTTAATTCTTGATCTTCATAATATATATTGCCAGGCCTGTAATTTTGGAATAGATATGCACGAAATCATCGGGTTGTATCCGTTGGAAAAAGTTAAAGAAATTCATCTTTCAGGCGGTAGCTGGCAGGAGAGTGTGTATGGAAAAAGATTGATCCGGAGAGATACACATGATGATGTGATCCCTGAAGAAATTTTTGCCGTTTTGCCTGCTGTAGTATCGCTCTGTCCGAATCTGGAATACATCATTATTGAAAGGCTTGGTCATACGCTAAAGTCAGATGAAGAAAAGAGATCTTTTTTTAATGATTTTATGAAAGTAAAATCAATAATTGGCTCTTTGGAGGGTTGTTACTTACAGAAAAGAGATTGGGTAAAGAAAGAAAACAACCTTTTGGATGCTCCTGTTGAAGATTTGCTTTTGTATGAAGAACAATCAAAACTTACAAAGCTCTTATTTGATAGTGCAGAGATTGAGACTGTCAAAGACCAGGATTTTCATTATTTTAATACTAAAAATTGGGATCCGGAAATGATACTGACCGCTCAAAATATCATTAAAAAATGGAATCCCTATTAA
- the chrP gene encoding chryseobasin maturation metalloprotease ChrP, whose amino-acid sequence MKFEKKSLKFLEKYLNTSSPTGYEHKGQEVWMDYIRPYVDKIEVDHYGTCYGIINPEAEFKVVIEAHADEISWYVNYITDDGLIYVIRNGGSDQTIAPSKVVHIHGENGIVKGVFGWPAIHTRTNQNEPTPKIENIFIDCGATTKKEVEEMGIYVGCMITYPDEFFEMNDRYFVCRALDNRIGGFMIAEVARLLKENKKSIPFGLYITNSVQEEVGLYGADMIADTIKPNIAIVTDVTHDTTTPMIEKKKEGDQKCGAGPVVFFAPSVHHTIRELIIDTAKAKKIPYQRAAASRATGTDTDAFAHSNGGVPSALISLPLRYMHTTVEMVSKEDVANVIKLIYETVLKIKPEMKLKYH is encoded by the coding sequence ATGAAATTTGAAAAGAAATCTTTGAAATTTTTAGAAAAATATTTAAACACATCATCACCAACAGGTTACGAACACAAGGGACAGGAGGTCTGGATGGACTACATCAGGCCATATGTTGATAAAATAGAAGTAGATCATTACGGAACCTGCTACGGTATCATTAACCCCGAAGCTGAATTTAAAGTAGTGATTGAAGCCCATGCAGATGAAATTTCATGGTATGTAAATTATATTACTGATGACGGATTAATCTACGTCATCAGAAACGGAGGTTCAGATCAGACGATTGCTCCCTCAAAAGTAGTTCACATCCACGGAGAAAATGGCATTGTAAAAGGAGTATTCGGATGGCCGGCTATTCACACAAGAACCAATCAGAATGAGCCTACTCCTAAAATTGAGAATATTTTCATCGACTGTGGTGCTACCACGAAAAAAGAGGTGGAAGAAATGGGCATCTATGTAGGTTGCATGATTACTTATCCGGACGAGTTCTTTGAAATGAATGACCGATATTTTGTTTGCAGAGCCCTGGATAACAGAATCGGTGGTTTTATGATTGCTGAAGTTGCAAGACTTTTAAAAGAAAATAAAAAATCTATTCCGTTTGGATTGTATATTACCAATTCTGTACAGGAAGAAGTAGGTTTATACGGAGCTGATATGATTGCTGACACCATCAAACCTAATATCGCCATTGTAACTGATGTTACCCACGACACCACTACCCCAATGATCGAAAAGAAAAAGGAAGGTGATCAAAAATGTGGTGCAGGGCCGGTTGTATTCTTCGCGCCAAGTGTACATCACACCATCAGAGAATTGATTATTGATACCGCTAAAGCAAAAAAGATCCCTTACCAAAGAGCCGCAGCCAGCAGAGCTACAGGAACTGATACTGACGCATTTGCCCACTCCAACGGCGGGGTACCAAGTGCCTTGATTTCCTTACCTTTGCGTTACATGCATACAACGGTAGAAATGGTATCTAAAGAAGATGTAGCCAATGTCATCAAGCTGATCTATGAAACAGTTCTGAAGATTAAGCCGGAAATGAAACTGAAATATCATTAA
- the chrI gene encoding chryseobasin maturation helper ChrI, translating into MATLLLIITAVLTALIAGLFYAYSCSVVLGLGKLSDVEYLKAMQNINREILNPIFFMSFMGTAILLPVSTFVFRGQQPAFIFLLLASLTYLIGVFGVTTGGNVPMNDILDKFDISGSSAEALKQMRDNFENRWNFLNNIRTAFSVVTIVLVVCACIWNKEV; encoded by the coding sequence ATGGCAACTTTATTATTAATTATTACTGCTGTACTTACAGCTCTGATAGCCGGCTTATTCTATGCGTATTCATGTTCCGTAGTCCTGGGATTGGGTAAATTATCTGATGTAGAATACCTGAAAGCGATGCAGAATATCAACCGGGAAATTCTTAATCCTATATTTTTTATGAGTTTCATGGGAACTGCGATTCTTCTCCCGGTATCTACTTTTGTATTCCGTGGCCAGCAACCGGCTTTTATTTTCCTTTTACTGGCTTCTTTAACCTATCTCATCGGTGTTTTTGGTGTAACAACAGGAGGAAATGTTCCTATGAATGATATACTTGATAAATTCGATATTTCCGGTTCTTCTGCAGAAGCTCTGAAACAAATGCGTGATAATTTTGAGAACAGATGGAATTTTCTGAATAATATAAGAACAGCCTTCTCAGTAGTGACAATCGTTCTGGTGGTCTGCGCCTGTATTTGGAATAAAGAGGTTTAA